A DNA window from Vagococcus penaei contains the following coding sequences:
- the folK gene encoding 2-amino-4-hydroxy-6-hydroxymethyldihydropteridine diphosphokinase: MKAYLALGSNLDNRLDYLKQAVILLNAVPGIQVQKKAKIYETDPYGPVPQDNYLNSVIEITTDLSPDVLLEKIHVIEATLGRERTIRWGPRTIDIDILWISGVTLTTDRLIIPHKELTKRSFVLIPLQDIFSEEQLLGKTLETWITESGNADEVRKTDESW; this comes from the coding sequence ATGAAGGCATATCTAGCGTTAGGCAGTAACTTAGATAATCGTCTTGATTATTTAAAACAAGCTGTCATATTATTAAATGCTGTACCAGGGATTCAGGTACAGAAAAAAGCCAAAATTTATGAAACAGATCCTTATGGGCCCGTTCCACAAGATAATTATTTAAATAGTGTGATTGAAATAACAACAGATTTATCACCTGACGTGCTACTGGAAAAAATTCATGTCATTGAAGCGACTTTAGGCCGTGAACGAACCATCCGTTGGGGACCACGTACGATTGACATTGATATTTTGTGGATTTCGGGTGTAACGTTAACAACTGACCGATTAATTATTCCACATAAAGAGTTAACCAAGCGCTCTTTTGTATTAATTCCATTACAAGATATTTTTTCTGAAGAGCAATTATTAGGAAAAACATTGGAGACGTGGATTACTGAAAGTGGTAACGCAGATGAAGTTAGAAAGACAGATGAAAGTTGGTAA
- the folB gene encoding dihydroneopterin aldolase has product MGKVRINNMLVYTYNGVLGEEKVLGQKLELDIELTLPMSEAGKNDDLTKTISYADVYTDVKTYLESQSFDLIEAVTYHVLDLLGEKYGEQLTHALVRVRKYHVPIPGFFDNVEVEMERDY; this is encoded by the coding sequence ATGGGGAAAGTACGTATTAATAATATGTTAGTATACACATACAATGGTGTATTAGGTGAGGAAAAAGTTTTAGGACAAAAGTTAGAGTTGGATATTGAATTAACTTTACCAATGTCAGAAGCAGGAAAAAATGATGATTTGACTAAAACAATTAGTTATGCAGATGTGTACACAGATGTAAAAACTTATCTAGAAAGCCAATCTTTTGATTTGATTGAAGCAGTAACGTATCATGTCTTGGATTTATTAGGCGAAAAATATGGTGAGCAATTGACACATGCACTTGTGCGTGTTCGTAAATATCATGTTCCAATCCCAGGTTTTTTTGATAACGTTGAAGTTGAAATGGAGCGCGACTACTAA
- a CDS encoding TetR/AcrR family transcriptional regulator: MKDMTKAEKRKNAILDAANELFEQKGFDGTSTNDILETVGIARGTLYYHFKSKEDIMDALIERYTEQLLKKAKHIGQDRTIPVHERIIRVVMSLNSQDGPSNEVMEHIHQPQNALMHQKIQRAMITVIPPILADIICEGVEQGLFDTPYPYECMEMIVIYTDTIFDTDMIELTGADIMSRIQALMFNIERLLGVEQGSLTHMMTMFDTGGDK; this comes from the coding sequence ATGAAAGACATGACAAAAGCCGAAAAACGTAAAAATGCTATTTTAGATGCTGCTAATGAATTATTTGAACAAAAAGGCTTTGATGGAACAAGTACAAATGACATTCTTGAAACGGTTGGTATTGCGCGTGGTACGCTGTACTACCATTTTAAATCAAAAGAAGATATTATGGATGCTTTGATTGAACGCTATACAGAGCAACTATTGAAAAAAGCAAAACACATCGGTCAAGACCGGACAATTCCCGTTCATGAGCGAATTATTCGAGTGGTGATGTCCCTAAATAGTCAAGATGGACCAAGTAATGAGGTCATGGAACACATTCATCAACCGCAAAATGCTCTCATGCATCAAAAAATTCAAAGAGCGATGATTACGGTTATTCCACCAATTTTAGCTGATATTATTTGCGAGGGAGTTGAACAAGGTTTGTTTGATACACCTTATCCGTATGAATGTATGGAGATGATTGTTATTTATACAGATACGATTTTTGATACTGACATGATTGAGTTAACAGGAGCGGATATTATGTCACGTATTCAAGCTTTGATGTTTAATATCGAACGCCTATTAGGTGTTGAACAAGGGAGTCTAACACACATGATGACAATGTTTGATACTGGAGGTGACAAGTAA
- the glmS gene encoding glutamine--fructose-6-phosphate transaminase (isomerizing), which translates to MCGIVGVVGSNQAKEILLNGLHKLEYRGYDSAGIMVANTNEAYVVKTPGRVAELEALVANKASNGTGIGHTRWATHGAPSENNAHPHVSKSGRFGLVHNGVIENFEQLKMDYLSDIVLVGDTDSEVIVEVVDYFARQGQSAFDAFNSMLKVVEGSYAFALIDLEDRDTLFLAKNKSPLLVGLADGYNLVGSDAMAMINETDKFVEIMDGERIVLTKDSMTIYSKELEVKTRDYYIAEIDANDTEKGLYPHYMLKEIDEQPSVMRKLVENYVDEAGNIVINSELINRISDSDRIYIVACGTSWHAGLVGAKMLEKLAQIPVEVHLASEVGYDMPLLSEKPYFIFISQSGETADSRQVLVKVNELGLPSLTITNVKGSTLSREADDTLLLHAGPEIAVASTKAYTSQIAVMLFLAKAIGVKKQINQASELDVAHELGLVAAAMDTLVAEKEQIAAISQDYLEKTRNAFYIGRGLDYAVSLEGALKLKEISYIQTEGFAAGELKHGTIALIEEGTPVLAIITNKMTANHTRGNLKEVESRGANTVVISMDGLDRAQDQIVLPTIHELLTPLVSVVPLQLIAYYASLQRGLDVDKPRNLAKSVTVE; encoded by the coding sequence ATGTGTGGAATTGTCGGAGTAGTTGGAAGTAATCAAGCAAAAGAAATCTTATTAAATGGTTTACATAAATTAGAATACCGTGGTTATGATTCAGCGGGAATTATGGTAGCTAATACTAATGAGGCTTATGTTGTCAAAACACCAGGTCGTGTCGCTGAATTAGAAGCCTTAGTGGCTAATAAAGCTAGTAATGGAACTGGTATTGGGCACACACGTTGGGCGACACATGGTGCACCAAGTGAAAATAATGCGCACCCACATGTCTCAAAAAGTGGTCGTTTTGGTTTAGTACATAACGGTGTAATTGAAAATTTTGAGCAATTAAAAATGGATTACTTATCAGATATCGTTTTAGTCGGTGATACAGATAGTGAAGTGATTGTTGAAGTTGTTGATTATTTTGCACGCCAAGGACAATCAGCTTTTGATGCGTTTAATAGTATGCTAAAAGTTGTCGAAGGTTCGTATGCATTTGCCTTGATTGACTTAGAAGACCGCGATACACTATTTTTAGCGAAAAATAAAAGCCCATTACTAGTTGGTTTAGCGGATGGTTATAATTTAGTTGGTAGTGATGCGATGGCAATGATAAATGAAACAGATAAATTTGTGGAAATTATGGATGGCGAACGGATTGTTTTAACCAAAGATTCAATGACAATTTATAGTAAAGAGTTAGAGGTTAAAACTCGCGATTATTATATTGCTGAAATTGATGCAAATGACACTGAAAAAGGCCTATATCCACACTATATGTTAAAAGAAATTGATGAGCAACCATCTGTTATGCGTAAATTAGTTGAAAATTATGTAGACGAAGCTGGAAATATTGTAATCAATTCTGAATTAATTAATCGTATTTCTGATAGCGATCGTATTTATATCGTAGCCTGCGGAACGAGCTGGCATGCTGGTCTAGTTGGGGCTAAAATGCTTGAAAAATTAGCGCAAATTCCAGTTGAGGTTCATTTAGCGAGTGAAGTTGGTTATGATATGCCATTATTATCAGAAAAACCATATTTCATTTTTATCAGTCAAAGTGGTGAAACAGCTGATAGTCGTCAAGTCTTAGTAAAAGTGAATGAATTAGGGTTGCCATCGTTAACAATTACGAATGTTAAAGGCTCAACGTTATCACGTGAAGCCGATGATACCTTATTATTACATGCTGGGCCTGAAATAGCTGTTGCTTCAACAAAAGCTTATACATCTCAAATTGCTGTCATGCTATTTTTAGCGAAAGCAATTGGGGTTAAAAAACAAATTAATCAGGCTAGTGAATTAGATGTGGCACACGAATTAGGTTTAGTCGCAGCAGCGATGGATACATTAGTAGCAGAAAAAGAACAAATTGCTGCAATTAGTCAAGATTACTTAGAAAAAACACGTAACGCATTCTACATTGGACGTGGCTTAGACTACGCTGTATCTTTAGAAGGAGCGTTAAAATTAAAAGAAATTTCTTATATCCAAACAGAAGGTTTTGCAGCTGGTGAACTAAAACATGGTACCATCGCTTTAATTGAAGAAGGGACACCAGTTTTAGCAATTATCACGAACAAAATGACTGCTAATCATACACGCGGTAACTTAAAAGAAGTTGAAAGCCGTGGCGCAAACACTGTGGTCATCTCAATGGATGGACTAGACAGAGCACAGGATCAAATCGTTCTTCCTACTATTCATGAACTACTAACACCACTTGTTAGTGTCGTTCCTTTGCAGTTAATTGCGTATTATGCTAGTTTACAACGTGGTTTAGATGTAGATAAACCAAGAAATCTAGCTAAAAGTGTAACAGTTGAGTAG
- the pabB gene encoding aminodeoxychorismate synthase component I has translation MLNTVRLDFENELFDFKEPIAVLSAKTLNDVSTLFNQLTDYQEQGYYIAGFVSYEAASAFNPNLKTHQSLSDFPLALFGIYADKTCPDPQQLTSNDSPFFFEKDTDFTNYQQKIKRIHNEIKDGNTYQTNYTIRLNSQVFTDYDGLSVYHDLLKHSAVKYSSFFDLDNHQILSASPELFFKVTNQTIETRPMKGTVRRDSNPEIDQKNQQFLAADEKNRSENIMIVDLLRNDLGQIAQPGSVSVTKLCTIEPYPTVWQMTSTIKASITPTTTILDLFKALFPCGSITGAPKKTTMDLITELEDSPRGVYCGAIGVIKPNGDMIFSVPIRTIQVDKKAQTARYGVGGGITWESTAHDEFDEISAKANVLSTIFPQIKLIESLRLENGTLKRLEKHLDRLESSAKQFNFPFNREKTRSQWLKAIKPYQDGLFKFRCELSSDGNKVTEVLPLTSDTTIKTAHLAKKAVSKTILLAHKTSYRHLYTVHQEKPMVETILWQADGRLTELMTGNLVVQLEGVLYTPRLNHHILPGVMRQELLAQQKIVEKDLTVDDLNQAEALYLINSVREWVPIQLITNDDSL, from the coding sequence ATGTTAAATACGGTACGATTAGATTTTGAAAATGAACTATTCGATTTTAAAGAACCTATTGCTGTTCTAAGTGCCAAAACGCTTAATGATGTTAGCACGCTTTTTAACCAACTAACAGATTACCAAGAACAAGGTTACTATATTGCTGGCTTCGTCAGTTATGAAGCAGCTAGCGCTTTCAACCCTAATTTAAAAACACACCAATCTCTATCCGATTTCCCATTAGCATTGTTTGGTATCTACGCCGATAAAACTTGTCCAGATCCACAACAGTTAACTAGCAACGACAGTCCATTTTTCTTTGAGAAAGATACTGATTTTACTAATTATCAGCAAAAAATCAAGCGAATTCACAATGAAATCAAAGATGGTAACACCTACCAAACGAATTATACCATCCGTCTGAATAGTCAAGTATTCACTGACTATGATGGACTAAGTGTTTACCATGATTTATTAAAACATAGTGCCGTCAAATATTCATCTTTTTTTGATTTGGATAATCACCAAATTTTGTCAGCCTCACCTGAATTATTTTTTAAAGTGACCAATCAAACGATTGAAACTCGCCCGATGAAAGGGACTGTCAGACGTGATTCAAATCCCGAAATTGACCAGAAGAATCAACAATTTTTAGCAGCCGATGAAAAAAATCGTTCAGAAAATATTATGATTGTTGACCTTTTAAGAAACGATCTCGGACAGATTGCTCAACCTGGGAGTGTTTCAGTCACTAAGTTATGTACGATTGAACCTTATCCTACCGTTTGGCAAATGACTTCAACTATTAAGGCATCTATTACGCCAACAACAACTATCTTAGACTTATTTAAAGCACTATTTCCATGTGGTTCGATTACTGGTGCACCAAAGAAAACTACAATGGATTTAATTACTGAATTAGAAGATAGCCCACGTGGCGTTTATTGTGGAGCAATTGGTGTCATCAAACCAAATGGTGACATGATTTTCAGTGTTCCTATCCGAACAATTCAAGTCGATAAAAAAGCACAAACAGCTCGTTATGGGGTTGGCGGAGGCATTACGTGGGAATCAACTGCACATGATGAATTTGATGAAATTTCAGCTAAAGCAAACGTACTATCGACTATATTTCCTCAAATTAAGCTAATTGAATCTTTAAGACTAGAAAACGGTACATTAAAACGTCTAGAAAAACATCTCGATCGTTTAGAATCGAGTGCCAAACAGTTTAACTTTCCTTTTAATCGAGAAAAGACAAGGTCCCAATGGTTAAAAGCTATCAAACCTTATCAAGACGGTCTATTTAAGTTTCGTTGTGAATTATCAAGCGATGGTAACAAAGTCACTGAAGTCCTTCCTCTAACTTCTGATACAACGATAAAGACTGCCCATTTAGCCAAGAAAGCTGTATCTAAGACAATTTTACTAGCACATAAAACATCTTATCGACATCTTTACACAGTTCATCAAGAAAAGCCCATGGTGGAAACAATCTTATGGCAAGCAGATGGTCGACTAACAGAATTAATGACAGGGAATTTAGTTGTGCAATTGGAGGGAGTGCTCTACACGCCAAGACTAAATCACCATATTTTACCTGGTGTCATGCGCCAAGAACTGTTAGCCCAACAAAAAATTGTTGAAAAGGATTTAACGGTTGATGATTTAAATCAAGCAGAAGCACTCTATCTCATCAACAGCGTTCGCGAATGGGTTCCAATCCAATTAATCACAAACGATGATTCTCTGTAA
- a CDS encoding ABC transporter ATP-binding protein has protein sequence MKKIITAQDIIKTYAMTDKKNTVLDSISLDVFEGEFVSIMGPSGSGKSTLMYVLSGMDTFDSGAVEFLGTDLTGLSEQALADIRRQQMGFIFQQPTLLANLNLIDNIILPTMRDNRRQRNQLLKRAQELMNQVGIGELANRRLTEVSGGQLQRAGICRALMANPAIIFGDEPTGALNSKVADDILDVLTKINQAGTTVVLVTHDAKVAARSKRVLFMLDGQLVSELSLPEMLPMDERMERVLKQMQIIGI, from the coding sequence ATGAAAAAAATAATAACAGCACAAGATATTATTAAGACGTACGCTATGACTGACAAAAAGAATACGGTTTTAGACTCCATCTCATTAGATGTTTTTGAAGGTGAATTTGTATCTATTATGGGACCATCTGGGTCTGGTAAATCAACCTTGATGTATGTTCTAAGTGGTATGGATACTTTTGATAGTGGTGCTGTCGAATTTCTTGGTACAGATTTGACTGGACTTAGTGAACAAGCTTTAGCTGATATTCGACGTCAACAAATGGGATTTATTTTTCAGCAACCAACTTTGTTAGCTAATTTAAATTTGATTGATAATATTATTTTACCAACTATGCGCGACAATCGCCGGCAGCGAAATCAATTGTTAAAACGTGCCCAGGAATTAATGAATCAGGTGGGAATTGGTGAACTTGCTAATCGTCGACTAACAGAAGTTTCGGGTGGACAATTACAACGAGCGGGTATTTGCCGAGCATTAATGGCAAATCCAGCTATTATTTTTGGCGATGAACCAACTGGTGCTTTAAATTCAAAAGTAGCAGATGATATTTTAGATGTGCTAACAAAAATTAATCAAGCAGGGACAACGGTTGTTTTAGTAACCCATGATGCAAAAGTTGCAGCCCGTTCAAAACGAGTGCTGTTTATGTTAGATGGTCAATTGGTTAGCGAGTTGTCATTGCCGGAGATGTTACCGATGGATGAACGCATGGAAAGGGTACTTAAACAAATGCAAATCATTGGTATATAA
- a CDS encoding FtsX-like permease family protein produces MEEAKTPHFMQMHQGEINQERLKKFVEQNSEIALHQVQEFVNIDESQFKVNGKPFVGTGQDNGFSTQSEQFDYLLDLTGQVIQVNAGEVYVPVNYSQNNAIQIGDNIQIGDTTLLVAGFLRDSQMNSLLASSKRFLVAEQEFNSLKKYGTSEQLIEFRLHDLAQLGAFESVYATAGLEANGPTLTYPLFKLLNAISDGLVITVLIFVSLLVVLIAFMCIRFTLLARIAADYREIGVMKAIGLRVTDIKKIYLAKYVTMIALGSFIGLVVLLVW; encoded by the coding sequence ATGGAAGAAGCTAAAACACCTCATTTTATGCAAATGCATCAGGGTGAAATTAATCAAGAACGTCTAAAAAAATTTGTTGAACAGAATTCTGAAATTGCACTGCATCAAGTACAAGAATTTGTGAATATTGACGAGTCTCAGTTTAAGGTAAATGGTAAACCGTTTGTAGGGACAGGCCAAGACAATGGTTTTAGTACTCAAAGCGAGCAATTTGATTATTTGTTAGATTTAACTGGCCAAGTCATTCAAGTGAATGCAGGCGAGGTTTATGTACCAGTTAATTATAGTCAAAATAATGCCATTCAAATAGGCGATAATATTCAAATAGGTGATACGACTTTACTTGTTGCGGGGTTTTTACGTGATTCACAGATGAACTCTCTGTTAGCGTCGTCAAAGCGTTTTTTAGTTGCTGAGCAAGAGTTCAATTCGCTAAAAAAGTACGGTACTAGTGAACAATTAATTGAGTTTAGATTACATGATCTAGCACAGTTAGGTGCGTTTGAATCAGTTTATGCCACAGCAGGTTTGGAAGCTAACGGTCCGACATTAACATATCCATTGTTTAAATTATTGAATGCGATTTCTGATGGTCTAGTGATTACAGTGCTTATTTTTGTTAGTTTATTAGTTGTCTTGATTGCGTTTATGTGCATTCGTTTTACACTTTTAGCTCGGATAGCAGCCGATTATCGAGAAATTGGTGTGATGAAAGCGATAGGTTTACGTGTGACGGATATTAAAAAAATTTATTTGGCTAAATACGTGACAATGATTGCTTTGGGTAGTTTTATTGGTTTGGTAGTTTTATTGGTTTGGTAG
- a CDS encoding MFS transporter, with amino-acid sequence MTTKKGGQQTFSRFLLLWVGQFISAIGSGLTSFGLGIYVYEQTNKASLMALVTLCGFIPMLILSPLAGVLADRYDRRLLMILGDSLSLIGLIYLLVVVQSPNVTLWKICLGVMISATFSTLIEPAYKATVSDMLLAEDYTKASGLMQLTSSAKYLISPVIAGLLLTIANIELLILLDSGTIIMTIFTTMVVRKGLKIDKSYEHSTVSADLKLAWQAITQQSGLVILVLLSAILTFLLGFIELLSVPMILSFANTAVVGTIEAIVATGMLVSSVLLSIVPIKKSFTKYLAWSLFGEGFFMILFGWRESIFLLCLSGFLFFAMMPFANTTLDFLIRVNVSPSLQGRVWSLIGVVSQLGFVAAYAFSGLLADYVFTPLLLEDGALASSLGQLIGTGQGRGMGLLIMTAGLFLCILALVIYRLQSIKQLEKEVTYVL; translated from the coding sequence ATGACAACAAAAAAAGGTGGTCAGCAGACATTTAGCCGCTTTTTATTGCTATGGGTGGGGCAGTTTATTTCTGCTATTGGGAGTGGTTTAACGTCGTTTGGTCTAGGTATCTACGTGTATGAACAGACTAACAAAGCATCGTTAATGGCACTTGTGACATTGTGTGGATTCATTCCAATGCTCATTTTAAGCCCACTAGCGGGTGTACTAGCTGATCGTTATGACCGTCGCTTACTCATGATTTTAGGTGATAGTCTTTCATTAATTGGTCTGATTTATTTGCTAGTTGTTGTTCAATCGCCTAATGTGACTCTTTGGAAAATTTGTTTGGGAGTTATGATCAGTGCGACTTTTTCTACGTTAATTGAGCCAGCATATAAAGCAACTGTTTCTGATATGCTATTAGCTGAGGATTATACAAAAGCGAGCGGATTAATGCAGTTGACAAGTTCTGCAAAGTACCTAATTTCACCGGTGATTGCAGGATTACTATTAACGATTGCAAATATTGAGTTATTAATTCTTTTAGATAGTGGCACAATTATTATGACAATTTTTACTACAATGGTTGTTCGTAAAGGACTGAAGATCGATAAATCATACGAGCATTCAACGGTGAGTGCTGATCTTAAGTTAGCTTGGCAAGCGATTACTCAACAATCTGGACTGGTTATTTTAGTCTTATTATCTGCTATTTTAACTTTTTTATTAGGCTTTATTGAATTATTATCGGTCCCGATGATTTTATCATTTGCTAATACTGCCGTAGTTGGAACTATTGAAGCCATAGTCGCAACTGGTATGCTTGTTTCAAGTGTATTGCTAAGTATTGTACCCATAAAAAAATCATTTACAAAATATTTAGCATGGTCGTTATTTGGTGAAGGATTCTTTATGATTCTTTTTGGCTGGCGTGAAAGTATTTTTCTTTTGTGTCTATCCGGTTTTTTATTTTTTGCTATGATGCCTTTTGCGAATACAACTTTGGATTTTTTGATTCGTGTTAACGTTTCTCCATCGCTACAAGGACGAGTTTGGTCTCTGATTGGAGTAGTTTCACAATTAGGGTTTGTGGCTGCTTATGCTTTTTCTGGACTATTAGCTGATTATGTCTTTACTCCGTTATTACTTGAAGATGGCGCTTTAGCAAGTAGCCTAGGGCAATTAATTGGTACTGGTCAAGGGCGTGGTATGGGCTTACTCATTATGACAGCAGGATTATTCCTTTGTATTTTAGCTCTAGTTATTTATCGATTACAGTCAATTAAACAGTTAGAAAAAGAGGTGACGTATGTATTATAG
- a CDS encoding anthranilate synthase component II, with amino-acid sequence MLLIIDHYDSFTYNLYQYFLELDEKVSIVPYHLLKTLDNFNDYSAVILSPGPGSPTDYPDTLNFLKEHLTNFPILGVCLGHQMLAEFFSGKVVHSTQVQHGKRSLITHNGDSQLFQQLPNTFYVGRYHSLMVTDIQSPLVPTAWTSDNIIMAMEHVSLPIMSVQFHPESVLTENGHDLLRNFLTTRRQAC; translated from the coding sequence ATGCTTTTAATCATCGATCATTATGATTCATTTACTTATAATTTGTATCAATATTTTTTAGAATTAGATGAAAAGGTTTCCATTGTTCCTTATCATTTACTCAAAACACTAGATAATTTCAATGATTATTCTGCGGTTATTTTATCACCTGGTCCAGGCAGTCCAACAGACTATCCTGATACCTTAAATTTTTTAAAGGAACATCTGACCAATTTTCCTATTTTAGGTGTCTGTCTTGGCCATCAAATGTTGGCAGAATTTTTTTCTGGAAAAGTCGTTCATTCCACTCAAGTTCAGCATGGAAAAAGGAGCCTAATCACTCATAACGGGGATTCTCAGTTATTCCAACAGTTACCGAACACTTTTTATGTTGGACGCTACCATTCGCTTATGGTCACAGACATTCAATCGCCATTAGTTCCAACCGCTTGGACTTCTGATAACATTATCATGGCCATGGAACACGTCTCGCTACCAATTATGAGTGTACAATTTCACCCTGAATCAGTATTAACTGAAAACGGACACGATCTATTAAGAAACTTTTTAACTACTAGGAGGCAAGCATGTTAA
- a CDS encoding ABC transporter permease, producing the protein MANSQLFMGHMTSQTPIFLVGALGILMVFLINSLYVNHLLNRFRKLSAVDALRFGQVPVRFKKRQRVYVTQSSVVPTTVYLGIKDIFAQKRLYVTLLFVMIMALFMMIVPQNLKHTIASKEFVTYMGIGDSDIRIDLQQINDIPDRATKISQSLAQDSRVDKQTVLTTKMLKTKGSNGLDERLKVELGNHQVFPLTYAEGKAPQKEHEIALSVISAEELGKKVGDTLTLVVDNQAREMVVCGTYSDITNGGKTAKAAFTTSSDDTMWSVIYVNLVDKELIEELTIDYTQQFPFAKTTSINKFIQQTFQSTIHSVNRAAYIGGMIAILITLLVTTLFTRLLISQETPTIGALKALGFTTTDIIKQYLTRTVFIAIIALVSGVVLANILGERLIGLVIGSFGASAFDLSIQPVMTYLIGPLIILCSVVIATLLGTLSIKQIKICESMRE; encoded by the coding sequence TTGGCGAATAGTCAATTATTTATGGGGCATATGACATCACAAACGCCGATTTTTTTAGTTGGTGCTCTCGGTATTTTAATGGTCTTTCTAATTAACAGTTTATATGTCAATCATTTATTAAATCGCTTCCGTAAATTGTCTGCAGTTGATGCACTACGATTTGGTCAAGTTCCTGTTAGATTTAAAAAGCGTCAACGAGTGTATGTGACACAATCGTCAGTTGTACCGACAACCGTTTATTTAGGTATAAAAGATATTTTTGCGCAAAAACGTTTATATGTAACGTTATTATTCGTCATGATAATGGCTTTATTCATGATGATTGTACCGCAAAATTTAAAGCATACCATTGCCTCAAAAGAGTTTGTGACGTATATGGGAATTGGGGATAGTGACATCCGTATCGATTTACAACAAATAAATGATATTCCTGATCGGGCAACGAAAATTTCTCAATCATTAGCACAAGATTCAAGAGTGGATAAGCAAACAGTTTTAACGACCAAAATGCTTAAAACTAAAGGTTCGAATGGGTTAGATGAGCGCTTAAAAGTTGAATTAGGGAATCATCAAGTTTTTCCGTTGACCTATGCGGAAGGTAAGGCACCTCAAAAGGAACACGAGATAGCACTCTCAGTCATCAGTGCAGAGGAGTTAGGTAAAAAAGTTGGCGACACGTTAACTTTGGTTGTTGATAATCAAGCACGTGAGATGGTCGTGTGTGGGACGTACTCTGATATTACAAATGGTGGAAAAACAGCGAAAGCAGCTTTCACCACTAGTTCTGATGATACGATGTGGAGTGTTATTTACGTAAATCTAGTGGATAAAGAGCTGATTGAAGAGTTGACGATAGATTATACACAACAGTTTCCATTTGCGAAAACGACAAGCATTAACAAATTTATTCAGCAAACATTCCAATCAACGATTCATTCAGTGAATCGAGCAGCGTATATCGGTGGGATGATTGCTATTTTGATAACGCTTTTAGTAACAACTTTATTTACTAGACTTCTTATTAGCCAAGAAACACCGACTATTGGAGCACTAAAAGCACTTGGTTTTACGACAACGGATATTATCAAGCAGTATTTAACACGAACAGTCTTTATCGCTATAATCGCACTAGTCAGTGGTGTAGTTCTAGCAAATATATTGGGTGAACGTCTGATTGGCTTAGTGATTGGGTCGTTTGGAGCATCAGCATTTGACCTTAGCATCCAACCAGTTATGACGTATTTAATTGGTCCTCTAATTATTTTATGTTCGGTTGTTATAGCGACATTGCTTGGTACTTTAAGCATTAAACAGATTAAAATTTGCGAAAGCATGAGGGAGTAA